TGTAGATGTGATTGTTACGACAGGCGGAACAGGTATTGCGCAACGTGATGTGACGATTGAAGCGGTAACGCCATTACTTACTAAACAAATTGAAGGATTCGGGGAATTGTTCAGATATTTAAGTTATGCGGAAGATGTGGGCACACGTGCATTACTTTCACGTGCAGTAGCAGGCACAGTAGGAGAACAGCTTATTTTCTCTGTACCAGGTTCTACAGGTGCAGTGAAACTTGCATTAAATAAATTAATTAAACCAGAATTGAATCATTTAATTCATGAACTGACAAAATAAATCATCCTTATAGACGATTAATAGCTAAGGAAGAATAGTATATAATAGGAGATATGATACTAAAAAACGGAATCATTGGGTCTGCTCTTTTTTGAAAAAAGAGAGGCTCAACAATTCCGTATTTTGTTCTGTTTAAATTAAATATCTCAGAACGGGTATATAATTTAAATAAAGAATATTATTTAGATTCTCGACGGTAATCGCCGGATTTACCACCAGATTTAGTAAGCAGATATGTTTCTCCGATGACCATCCCTTTATCTAAAGCTTTGGTCATATCGTAAACAGTTAAGGCAGTAGCAGAAGCAGCAGTCAAAGCTTCCATTTCTACACCTGTTTTGCCAGAAGTTGAAACTGTAGCTTCAATATTTAAAGTATAAGATGATGTTGTATCCCATTCGAATGCAATGTCGATTCCAGTAAGTGAGAGCGGGTGGCACATAGGAATAATTGTGGACGTATTCTTTGCGGCCATAATTCCTGCGATTTGTGCAGTATTCAACACATTACCTTTCTTATTTGTATGATCTATAATTTGTTGATAAATGTCTTGATTAACTGTAATGCTTGAATGCGCGGTAGCTGTGCGTTTCGTAATTTCTTTTTCCGAAACATCTACCATCTTGGCATTACCTTGTTCATTGATATGAGTAAATTCAGACATGCTATTCCTCCTCGCTTAAATTATTATAGCACGAAATAAAATGAATGTTAGGAGCAGATAAATTATGCCAGTTGAAAAAAGAAATCCTATTCCAGTTAAGGAAGCCATTAAACGCGTTGTAGAACAAGATATCCATACTGAAGTACAAAATGTTCCTTTAAATCAAAGTTTAGGTTATGTACTAGCAGAAGATATTGTAGCAACTTATGAAATTCCACGTTTTAATAAATCTCCTTACGACGGCTTCGCGTTAAGAAGTGAAGATACAGTAGGTGCAAGCGGCGACAACCGTATTGAGTTTGAAGTGATTGACCATATTGGTGCAGGTTCTGTATCTGATAAAACAGTGGGGCCAAACCAAGCGGTGCGTATTATGACAGGTGCTGAAGTTCCTTCAGGTGCAGATGCAGTGGTAATGTTAGAACAAACTAAAGAAGGCGACCATACATTCACTATTCGTAAACCGTTTGATCATAATGAAAATGTTTCTTTAAAAGGTGAAGAAACAGAAGTCGGCGATGTGGTATTGAAAAAAGGGCAACGTATTAATGCGGGCGGAATTGCAGTACTAGCAACATTCGGCTATACAGAGGTTCCTGTGCATAAATTACCATCTGCCGCTATTATCGCAACAGGCAGTGAGTTATTAGATGTCGGCGACGAATTAGAACCTGGCAAGATTCGTAACTCAAACGGACCAATGATTGAAGGCTTGTTAAATCAATTCGGCTTAGAAGGCGAAATGTATAAAATTCAAGAGGATGATTTAGAAAGCAGCATTGCTGTGGTCAAACAAGCGATGGAAACCCATGACATGGTGATTACTACAGGCGGTGTTTCAGTAGGTGATTTCGACTATCTCCCTGAAATTTATAAAGCATTGGATGCTGAAGTCTTATTCAATAAAGTACAAATGCGACCAGGCAGTGTTACAACTGTAGCAGTTGCGCATGGTAAATATTTATTTGGCTTATCAGGCAACCCATCAGCTTGTTACACAGGTTTCCAATTATTTGTCAAAACAGGTGTCTTAAATATGATGCATGCGAATGAGAAATTCCCGCAAGTAGTGAAAGCCACTTTAATGGAAGATTTCAAAAAAGCAAACCCATTCACACGTTTTATCAGATCTAAAGCCACTTTAAATGGAATGGAAGCTACAGTCGTGCCTTCAGGATTTAATAAATCAGGTGCAGTAGTCGCTATTGCACATAGTAATGCTGTGGTAATGCTGCCAAGTGGTACAAGAGGATTCCATGCCGGTAATACGGTAGATGTAATTTTAACTGAGACAGATGTCTTCGAAGAGGAACTTTTACTATGATTTTGCAAATCGTGGGATATAAGGATTCAGGGAAGACAACATTGATGGCTGAAACGGTTCACTTTTTAAAAGAAGCGGGCTATCGTGTCGTAACAATCAAACATCATGGTCACGGTGCAGAGGATATTACCTTGCAAGACAACACCGTAGACCATATGAAACATTTTGAAGCTGGCGCGGATCAGAGTATTGTGCAAGGACACGAGTTAAGAGAAACGATTACGCGCACCTCTGAAGCTGCTTTATCCCAAATCATTGATTCTGCTGTTACAATTGAATATGACATCATTTTAGCTGAAGGATTTAAACAAGCGGACTACGATAAAGTCGTTATTTATAGAAATCCTGAAGAATTATCTTCTTTATCAGCGCTCAGTCATGTACAATATAAGTTGCCGTTTCAAAAATTAAATGATTTAGAGCCGTTCTACCAATGGCTTGAATCGTGGATTGATATAAAAAAAGGATGAGTCAGAATGAAACAGTTTGAGATTGTAACAGAACCGATACAAACAGAACAGTATCGGGACTTTACGCTTAATCCGCATCAAGGAGCAGTCGTTGTATTTACTGGCCATGTTCGAGAATGGACTAAAGGAATACGCACTGAACATTTAGAGTATGAAGCTTATATTCCTATGGCTGAGAAGAAACTTGCACAAATCGGCGACGAAATTAATGCACAGTGGCCAGGTACTATTGTAAGTATTGTACATCGTATCGGGCCATTAGAAATTTCAGATATAGCTGTATTAATTGCGGTATCTTCTCCGCATAGAAAAGACGCATACGCAGCCAATGAGTATGCGATAGATCGTATTAAAGAAGTAGTTCCTATTTGGAAAAAAGAAATCTGGGAAGATGGAGCTGAATGGATCGGCCATCAAAGAGGCTACCATGAAGATGCAGTTGAAAGGGGGCAGAAAGAAT
Above is a genomic segment from Staphylococcus piscifermentans containing:
- the moaC gene encoding cyclic pyranopterin monophosphate synthase MoaC, translating into MSEFTHINEQGNAKMVDVSEKEITKRTATAHSSITVNQDIYQQIIDHTNKKGNVLNTAQIAGIMAAKNTSTIIPMCHPLSLTGIDIAFEWDTTSSYTLNIEATVSTSGKTGVEMEALTAASATALTVYDMTKALDKGMVIGETYLLTKSGGKSGDYRRESK
- the mobB gene encoding molybdopterin-guanine dinucleotide biosynthesis protein B encodes the protein MILQIVGYKDSGKTTLMAETVHFLKEAGYRVVTIKHHGHGAEDITLQDNTVDHMKHFEAGADQSIVQGHELRETITRTSEAALSQIIDSAVTIEYDIILAEGFKQADYDKVVIYRNPEELSSLSALSHVQYKLPFQKLNDLEPFYQWLESWIDIKKG
- a CDS encoding molybdopterin molybdotransferase MoeA; amino-acid sequence: MPVEKRNPIPVKEAIKRVVEQDIHTEVQNVPLNQSLGYVLAEDIVATYEIPRFNKSPYDGFALRSEDTVGASGDNRIEFEVIDHIGAGSVSDKTVGPNQAVRIMTGAEVPSGADAVVMLEQTKEGDHTFTIRKPFDHNENVSLKGEETEVGDVVLKKGQRINAGGIAVLATFGYTEVPVHKLPSAAIIATGSELLDVGDELEPGKIRNSNGPMIEGLLNQFGLEGEMYKIQEDDLESSIAVVKQAMETHDMVITTGGVSVGDFDYLPEIYKALDAEVLFNKVQMRPGSVTTVAVAHGKYLFGLSGNPSACYTGFQLFVKTGVLNMMHANEKFPQVVKATLMEDFKKANPFTRFIRSKATLNGMEATVVPSGFNKSGAVVAIAHSNAVVMLPSGTRGFHAGNTVDVILTETDVFEEELLL
- a CDS encoding molybdenum cofactor biosynthesis protein MoaE, with product MKQFEIVTEPIQTEQYRDFTLNPHQGAVVVFTGHVREWTKGIRTEHLEYEAYIPMAEKKLAQIGDEINAQWPGTIVSIVHRIGPLEISDIAVLIAVSSPHRKDAYAANEYAIDRIKEVVPIWKKEIWEDGAEWIGHQRGYHEDAVERGQKE
- a CDS encoding MogA/MoaB family molybdenum cofactor biosynthesis protein, translated to MTKNEHVNVKLDRDIQCAVLTVSDTRTEETDKGGNLAKELLSEINVEIKPEHYAIVKDDKQAITEQIQQWLAEDVDVIVTTGGTGIAQRDVTIEAVTPLLTKQIEGFGELFRYLSYAEDVGTRALLSRAVAGTVGEQLIFSVPGSTGAVKLALNKLIKPELNHLIHELTK